A genomic window from Archocentrus centrarchus isolate MPI-CPG fArcCen1 chromosome 2, fArcCen1, whole genome shotgun sequence includes:
- the LOC115793449 gene encoding dedicator of cytokinesis protein 9-like isoform X3, whose amino-acid sequence MGCTTSVVLLEGLRSILERNCGYIKGEVELGILEEEETASQLWIPTTALVKPKIIEPLDYENVLLQRKTEIISDVLRDMLQFPTDDFQISILRRQGRTLFSTVPETAEKEAHSLFVQECIKTYKSDWHVVNYKYEEYSRDFRQLPNKVLRPEKLVAHVFEVDEDVEKDEDTASLRSQKGGVSKHGWLYKGNMNSAITVTMRSFKRRYFHLAQLGDGSYTLNFYKDENTSKDPKGTIFLDSCMGVVQNSKVRRFAFELKMQDKSTFLLAGDSEAEIEEWITTLNKILHSSFEQAMQEKRNGDLHDDEEHGKTDLSSGGFQDTFQTARDVESKMRSEARLKLFTLDPDTQKLDFSGIEPDVQQFEEKFGKRVLVSCHDLSFNLQGCVAENEEGPTTNVEPFYVILSLFDVQNSRKISADFHVDLNHPLVRQMTSGYGSGPNLQISSSSNESPLGHRLASGLPEGAIRYPRQGVFSVTCPHPEIFLVARIEKVLQGGITHCTEPYMKSSDSAKMAQKVLKNAKIACSRLGQYRMPFAWAARPVFKDASGTLDKNARFSALYRQDSSRLSDEDMFKLLTDFRRPEKMAKLPVLLGNLDVTIDSVASDVTNCVTSSYIPVGSFGETGQVSALLEVDEFVPCIAKCSQPFTIYKNHLYVYPKHLKYDGQKSFTKARNIAVCIEFKDSDEEEAQPLKCIYGSPGGPLFTKQAYAAVLHHQQNPEFYDEIKIELPTQLHEKHHLLFTFYHVSCNSNSKKKDVVETPVGQAWLPLLKDGRVIMNEQQLPVAANLPAGYLSSQDGVSKHSGLEMKWVDGGKPLFKVSTHLVSTVNTQDQHLHNFFQHCQSMEMSEQASEGELVKYLKSLHAMEGHVMVNFLPTILNQLFCVLTRATHEDVAVNVTRVMVHVVAQCHEEGLEHYLRSYVKFVLKPEAYSFTSAKSVHEELAKAMTAILKPSTDFLTSNKLLKHSWYFFEALVKSMAHYLVERGKVKVSRNQRFSASYYHTVETLVNMLMPHITQKYKDNLDAARNANHSLAVFIKRCFTFMNRGFVFKQINNYMNCFVPGDPKTLYEFKFEFLREVCNHEHYVPLNLPMPFWKGRIQRFQDIQLDYSLTDEFCRNHFLVGLLLREVGAALQEYREIRQIAIQVLKGLMIKHTFDDRYAAKSQQARLATLYLPLFGLLQENVYRLDIKESASLSNNNNTREDSLVQTSMVTPQKAGSCIENALHKDVFGVISGTASPQSSTTNAGSVHHADSRGSLVSTDSGNSLLDKSSDKTNSLEKNQCASALGSTVLRCDKLDQEEIKNLLMCFLHILKNMSEEALFAYWNKAVPSELMDFFTLIEVCLHQFRYMGKRFIARNQEGAVSVAPDKKSLTLPVSRSRAGILHTRLQQLGTLENAHTFNNMYSHTEADVSSQCLLEANVSTEVCLTVLDTLSTFIMGFKTQLNSDLGHNPLMKKVFQVHLCFLQIPQSEAALKQVFTSLRTFIYKFPCTFFDGRADMCASLCYEILKGCNSKLSSIRSDAAHLLYFLMKSNFDYAGRKSFVRTHLQVVIAVSQLIADVIGIGGTRFQQSLSIINNCANSDKTIKHTVFPSDVKDLTKRIRTVLMATEQMKEHDNDPEMLVDLQYSLAKSYTSTPELRKTWLDSMARIHNKNGDLSEAAMCYVHVAALVAEYLWRKGMFRHGCSSFRVITPNIDEEAAMMEDVGMQDVHFSEEVLIELLEECADGLWKAERYELIADVYRLIIPIYEQRRDFEKLTHLYDTLHRAYTKVMEVMHSGKRLLGTYFRVAFFGQAAGFFEDEDGKEYIYKEPKFTPLSEISQRLLKLYSDKFGQENVKIIQDSGKVNPKDLDSKYAYIQVTHVTPYLDDKELEDRRTDFEKNHNIWRFVFETPFTVSGKKQGGVEEQCKRRTVLTTTHSFPYVKKRIAVMYQHQNDLSPIEVAIDEMSAKVNELRQLCSASEVDMIRLQLKLQGSISVQVNAGPLAYARAFLDNSSDKKYADNKVKQLKEVFRQFVDACAQALGVNERLIKEDQQEYHDEMKANYRDLTRKLSVIMHEQINPVEYGTRSNLSDSMGIFNTISGTPTSANPHGLTAVL is encoded by the exons GACACAGCCTCTCTGAGATCACAGAAAGGAGGAGTGTCCAAGCATGGCTGGCTGTATAAAGGCAACATGAACAGTGCAATCACTGTTACAATGCGG TCCTTCAAGAGGAGATATTTCCATTTGGCTCAGCTGGGTGATGGCTCTTACACCCTCAACTTCTACAAGGATGAGAACACCTCCAAGGATCCCAAAGGAACCATCTTCCTCGACTCATGCATGGGGGTTGTTCAG aACAGCAAAGTGCGTCGATTTGCCTTCGAGCTGAAGATGCAGGATAAGAGCACATTTCTGCTGGCCGGAGACAGCGAGGCAGAGATAGAAGAGTGGATCACTACCCTCAACAAGATTCTCCACAGCAGCTTTGAACAGGCCATGCAGGAGAAAAGGAATGGAGATCTACATGATG ATGAGGAGCACGGAAAAACAGACCTTTCCTCCGGAGGTTTTCAAGACACCTTTCAG actGCCAGAGATGTCGAATCCAAGATGAGAAGTGAAGCTCGCCTCAAACTGTTCACTCTGGACCCTGATACTCAG AAACTAGACTTTTCTGGCATCGAGCCTGATGTGCAACAGTTTGAAGAGAAGTTCGGGAAAAGAGTCCTGGTCAGCTGTCATGACCTGTCGTTTAACCTGCAGGGCTGTGTTGCAGAGAATGAAGAGGGGCCGACAACTAAT GTGGAGCCGTTCTATGTGATCCTGTCCCTCTTTGACGTTCAGAACAGCAGAAAGATCTCAGCTGACTTCCATGTGGATCTCAATCACCCTTTGGTCCGACAGATGACTTCTGGTTATGGTAGCGGGCCCAACCTACAAATCAGTAGCAGTAGCAATGAGAGTCCCTTGGGCCACAGGTTGGCTAGTGGCCTCCCAGAGGGGGCTATCCGGTATCCCAGACAGGGTGTGTTCTCAGTAACCTGCCCCCATCCAGAAATCTTCCTAGTGGCCAGGATTGAGAAGGTCCTACAGGGAGGGATCACCCATTGCACTGAACCCTACATGAAGAGCTCAGACTCTGCTAAG ATGGCTCAAAAGGTGCTAAAGAATGCCAAGATAGCTTGCAGCAGACTGGGACAGTACAGGATGCCATTTGCCTGGGCTGCAAG GCCTGTGTTTAAGGATGCGTCAGGAACTTTGGACAAAAACGCTCGGTTCTCAGCGCTTTACAGACAGGACAGCAGCAGGCTGTCAGATGAGGACATGTTCAAACTGCTTACTGACTTCAGAAG ACCAGAGAAAATGGCTAAACTTCCTGTGCTCCTAGGGAACTTGGATGTAACGATTGACAGTGTGGCCTCAGATGTAACCA ATTGTGTCACTTCCTCCTACATCCCTGTGGGCAGCTTCGGAGAAACCGGGCAAGTCAGTGCTCTTCTGGAGGTGGACGAGTTTGTGCCTTGTATTGCAAAGTGTTCCCAACCATTCACCATCTATAAAAACCACCTTTATGTTTACCCCAAACACCTCAAGTACGATGGGCAGAAATCCTTTACTAAG GCAAGAAATATTGCTGTTTGCATTGAATTTAAGGATTCTGATGAGGAAGAGGCCCAACCACTGAAG TGCATCTACGGTTCTCCAGGAGGGCCTCTATTTACTAAGCAGGCATATGCAGCAGTCCTCCACCACCAGCAGAACCCCGAGTTTTATGATGAG ATAAAGATAGAGCTGCCTACTCAGTTGCATGAGAAGCATCACCTTCTCTTCACCTTCTATCACGTTAGCTGTAACAGCAACAGCAAGAAGAAAGATGTGGTGGAAACTCCAG ttGGTCAGGCATGGCTGCCTCTGCTAAAGGATGGCAGAGTCATCATGAATGAACAACAGCTGCCGGTGGCTGCCAATCTACCTGCTGGGTACCTCAGCTCCCAGGATGGTGTCAGCAAG CACTCTGGCTTGGAGATGAAATGGGTAGATGGAGGAAAGCCCCTGTTCAAAGTCTCAACACATCTTGTTTCCACAGTTAACACTcag GATCAGCACTTGCACAACTTCTTCCAGCACTGTCAAAGCATGGAGATGTCAGAACAAGCCTCGGAGGGAGAGCTTGTTAAATATCTGAAG aGTCTCCATGCAATGGAAGGTCATGTGATGGTAAACTTTCTGCCTACCATTCTCAACCAGCTCTTCTGTGTCCTGACCAGAGCCACACACGAGGATGTGGCCGTGAACGTGACCAG GGTGATGGTTCATGTGGTAGCACAGTGCCACGAAGAGGGACTTGAGCATTACCTGAGATCTTATGTGAAG TTTGTGTTGAAGCCAGAAGCTTATTCCTTCACCAGTGCAAAAAGTGTTCATGAGGAGCTGGCAAAAGCCATGACGGCCATTCTCAAGCCATCAACAGACTTCCTGACTAGCAACAAGCTGCTGAAG CACTCCTGGTACTTCTTTGAAGCTCTGGTAAAATCAATGGCTCATTATCTGGTAGAGCGTGGGAAGGTCAAG GTCTCCAGGAACCAGCGTTTTTCTGCGTCCTACTACCACACAGTGGAGACTCTGGTTAATATGCTGATGCCACACATCACCCAGAAATACAAGGACAATCTCGATGCGGCTCGCAATGCCAACCACAGCCTGGCAGTTTTCATCAAG CGCTGTTTCACCTTCATGAACAGAGGCTTCGTGTTTAAGCAGATCAACAACTACATGAACTGCTTTGTGCCTGGAGACCCCAAG ACCTTATATGAATTTAAGTTTGAGTTCCTGCGGGAGGTCTGCAACCATGAGCACTATGTCCCTTTAAATCTGCCCATGCCTTTCTGGAAAGGCAGAATACAGAGGTTCCAAG ATATCCAGCTGGACTACTCGCTGACTGATGAATTCTGTCGAAATCACTTCCTGGTGGGCCTGCTGCTCAGGGAGGTGGGTGCTGCGCTTCAGGAGTACAGGGAAATTCGTCAGATTGCCATTCAGGTGCTCAAGGGACTGATGATCAAACACACATTTGATGACCGCTACGCTGCAAAA AGCCAACAGGCCAGACTTGCCACTCTCTACCTCCCACTGTTTGGCCTGCTCCAGGAGAATGTTTATAGACTTGACATCAAGGAGTCAGCTTCTCTCAGCAATAATAAT AACACGAGGGAGGACTCTCTGGTGCAGACCTCAATGGTGACTCCTCAGAAAGCTGGCAGCTGCATAGAGAACGCTCTGCATAAAGACGTGTTTGGGGTCATCTCTGGAACAG CCTCTCCTCAAAGTTCCACTACCAACGCCGGCTCAGTTCACCACGCAGACTCCAGAGGCTCTCTGGTCTCCACCGACTCTGGGAACAGCCTGCTGGACAAGAGCAGTGACAAGACCAACTCTCTGGAGAAG AACCAGTGTGCGTCAGCCCTGGGCAGCACTGTGTTGCGCTGTGACAAACTGGACCAGGAAGAGATTAAAAACCTGCTCATGTGTTTTCTGCATATCCTCAAGAACATGTCAGAGG AGGCCCTTTTTGCTTACTGGAACAAAGCTGTTCCCTCAGAGCTAATGGACTTCTTCACACTGATAGA AGTTTGCCTTCATCAGTTCAGATACATGGGGAAGAGATTCATTGCCAG GAACCAGGAGGGGGCAGTGTCTGTAGCTCCAGACAAGAAATCACTGACTCTCCCTGTGTCTCGTAGCAGAGCTGGGATCCTCCATACCCGTCTGCAGCAGCTGGGAACTCTGGAGAATGCTCACACCTTTAACAACA TGTACTCACATACGGAAGCAGACGTGAGCAGCCAGTGCCTTCTGGAGGCCAATGTGTCTACAGAGGTCTGTCTGACTGTGCTGGACACACTTAGCACCTTCATCATGGGATTCAAG ACCCAGTTGAATTCAGATCTGGGTCACAATCCCCTGATGAAGAAGGTTTTCCAGGTGCACCTGTGCTTCCTGCAGATCCCTCAGTCTGAGGCTGCCCTCAAACAGGTCTTCACCTCACTCAGGACCTTCATTTACAAG TTCCCTTGTACCTTTTTTGACGGCCGGGCCGACATGTGTGCCTCTCTCTGCTACGAAATTCTCaagggctgtaactccaagCTGAGCTCCATCCGCAGTGACGCTGCACACCTTCTGTACTTCCTTATGAAAAGCAACTTTGACTACGCAGGGCGCAAGTCCTTTGTACGAACACACCTGCAG GTGGTAATTGCTGTCAGTCAGCTGATTGCTGATGTCATCGGTATCGGCGGTACGCGCTTCCAGCAGTCTCTCTCCATCATCAACAACTGCGCCAACAGTGACAAGACCATCAAG CACACAGTGTTTCCTTCAGATGTGAAGGACCTGACAAAACGCATCAGGACAGTGCTGATGGCCACAGAGCAGATGAAGGAGCACGACAACGACCCTGAAATGCTGGTGGACCTCCAATACAGCTTAGCCAAGTCCTATACCAGCACCCCTGAGCTCCGTAAAACCTGGCTGGACAGTATGGCTCGCATCCACAACAAGAATGGTGATCTTTCAGAG GCAGCTATGTGTTACGTGCATGTTGCTGCTCTGGTGGCTGAGTATCTCTGGAGGAAAG GCATGTTCAGGCACGGCTGCTCATCTTTCCGCGTCATCACTCCAAACATTGATGAGGAAGCGGCCATGATGGAGGACGTCGGGATGCAGGATGTTCACTTCAGTGAG GAGGTGCTGATCGAGCTATTAGAGGAGTGTGCTGATGGCCTCTGGAAGGCAGAGCGTTATGAGCTCATTGCTGATGTCTACAGACTTATCATTCCCATCTACGAACAGCGCAGAGACTTTGAG AAACTGACACACCTGTATGATACACTCCACCGTGCCTATACTAAAGTGATGGAAGTGATGCATAGTGGAAAGAGACTGCTTGGCACATACTTCAGAGTGGCCTTCTTTGGACAG GCTGCG GGCTTCTTTGAGGATGAGGATGGAAAAGAATACATCTACAAGGAGCCAAAGTTCACTCCACTGTCTGAAATTTCCCAGAGGCTCCTGAAGCTGTACTCGGACAAATTCGGCCAGGAGAATGTCAAGATTATTCAGGACTCTGGCAAG GTGAATCCGAAAGACCTGGACTCGAAGTACGCCTACATCCAGGTGACACATGTCACGCCCTACCTTGATGACAAAGAACTGGAGGACAGGAGGACCGACTTTGAGAAGAACCACAACATCTGGCGCTTTGTGTTCGAGACACCATTCACAGTGTCGGGCAAGAAGCAGGGTGGGGTGGAGGAGCAGTGTAAACGGCGGACTGTTCTCACCA CCACCCACTCTTTTCCATATGTAAAGAAGCGTATAGCAGTCATGTACCAACACCAGAACGACCTGAGCCCCATAGAGGTGGCCATAGATGAGATGAGTGCCAAGGTGAATGAGCTGCGACAGCTGTGCTCAGCCTCTGAGGTGGACATGATTCGCCTGCAGCTCAAGCTGCAAGGCAGTATCAGTGTTCAG GTAAATGCTGGTCCTCTTGCTTATGCCAGAGCCTTCCTAGACAACAGCAGTGACAAGAAATATGCAGACAACAAAGTTAAACAGCTCAAAGAGGTCTTCAG GCAGTTTGTGGACGCCTGTGCTCAGGCACTGGGGGTGAACGAGCGGCTGATTAAAGAAGACCAGCAGGAGTATCACGATGAGATGAAGGCCAACTACAGGGACCTGACCAGAAAGCTGTCGGTCATCATGCACGAACAG ATAAACCCAGTGGAATATGGTACAAGGAGCAATCTGTCTGACTCTATGGGCATCTTCAACACCATCAGTGGCACACCAACCAGTGCCAATCCACATGGCTTGACTGCCGTACTCTGA